From Pieris rapae chromosome 15, ilPieRapa1.1, whole genome shotgun sequence:
AGTTATCTATTTTCAGGCTTAGATCCAGTACAAAGAAGCTGGGGAGAGAACACCCCGCGCTTGAACATAAAGGATGCGAAATACGTAGAGGTCATTCATACCGACACTGGTGGGGTATTCCCCAATGGTATTGGAACTCCTTTGGGCCACGCTGACTTCTATCCTAATGGTGGAGGTAGCCAGCCTGGCTGTCTTCTCCATAGGCCGTGTTGTCATAATCGCGCCTGGGAATATTTCGCGGCCTCTATCACACACAGCCATTTGCAAGGAAACCAATGCTCCTCATTACTTCAAATGAACTTGAACAGATGTCGTGGTTTTCTGCACCCAATGGGCAACAACGGTTTGTCCAAACTTGGgtacgtatatataatattgaatttgactttaaattctattaagtagttactttttttattataacttggatcttcatataaaatagtaaaaattaaaaaaaagcaattatagatcgtaatataaactataatgGTTGGTACAATGgtattcataagtgtatatacaaaatatattgaagattgtgttgaaatgttttaaaaatcccGACAAATGATAAGGCTTAAAGTCTAAGCATTCAACGgctattatatgaataattattaaatataaacatttattttttataaaatatgtaaaataacaatactattattttatttacagaagtGGAATTTACCGGCTGAATACTAGAGGAACGTATCCCTATTTATTGACTTGGTTTTAATTCGACTAAGCTCAATCACTCTTctcaaataatgttaaaacaaCTAGATATTaagatttgtaaaatattatctaatatattagtgtttaagtaaataaagtattattccaaatttatCGATATTATTTACATGTTGCGCATACATCGAAATAATTACAGCcttcaaagaaaattaaaaataaatgaattgatacctaggtaacactgaaaatgtttaggaAATGAAAcacggcttaatgtagaaactTGCCAAACATAGAATAGGATTCTACATAACTACGCCCACTAAAGCATAATAAGGTTTTAACGATCTGTTATtgccataaattatataaaggcgtttatacaatacttatttactcctataattaatttactagcAAGATAATGTCTATAATAGTTATGGTAAAGAAATAAGTGCCACTACTCGTATATCCTAAACCTTGTATAGAGAGTAgcttcttaaaaggccggcaatgcactcgcgagccctttggcattgagagtgtccaacggcgacggtatcacttaacatcaggtgagcctgtctggttttatttttatttattattaaaaaaaaaacattaacgtCATAAAATTCCCCgtaaaatgctatttttttcCTGATTTAACTAGTAAGGTTTCTCAACAGCTTGAAGGTACATATCAACAAAACAATTTCCAGAATCTGCTTCATTACGAGGTTACGCGATAACAAACATTTGAAAGGATAGTTGTAACGCCTTAGAGCCGTTTGTAATCCTATACGATAAGTACGCATTTACTGTAGAAGGCTTCTTCCTAATACTCGAGCTGGTCACTGACTTCAGCCCAGTAAGAAACCTATAATTTAAGgacattaattcaaatatttttttaagctataatttttagtttttttctttaggcGCTAAAGAAAAAATGGGTCCTTTTTACGAATGAAACACTACGAAGacgtgcagcgtttttgtcgaagaaaagggaaaGAGCGATTGAAACCGactgagagagagtgagaaagggagatcgaggaAAACAcactattggttgatgtattggTTTGGTATTACAACTTTAGATGGCAGAAGTGCCAAACATATTTGGACAAATTCTAAGCCTCGATATTACTcggtattttgatttattagcCTCCTGGTGTTGTCTTTGAACACAAAAATGTGATGCTAACAAGTAACACTTAATTCGGCGtttgtcataattttaaagttgttCTATCGGATACGACGACGTTTTGTTGCGGTTTTTGCAAACTGGATGGCGCAAGCGAATCGTACATAAGgcccaaaaatatattgtgtaacGCTCAAACCCAATACCTatcacaatacatttttgaccatcAGATGGTCAATAGACATcgtaaatattgataaaactgTTCCAATAAcaaatcgacggattgtaatagccatctttcgatacaagctatccatggtaggtcggattggTGTATGTGCAACCTTTCCGACAGTATATACCTATCTTTAACTTacaacagtttttaaaatgattaaaaagctatttgagatgttttaaacatagacaatagacatgtatattttaaactttatttatacggttttatttactttatttggtttatattgattatcaaatatgagtgtaaagagcgaagggATTGCATTCTATCTGTCACGGTAAACCACAATCTCAGactgaaaacaatctgagattgtgcaTTAATtgttgggttcgggcgtaagcgAGTACTGAAATTTGTTAAGATAAGTAATAGACTAGCAATGttcatgtaaaaataaatataccgaCAATCTAGCAGTAGTCGTTGAATGGCGTGACTGATAAGGAAAAATACATGATAACATTAAAtctaaggaaaatattaagattttttacattacatttccgctaaaacttttttcacatgattatgtatattttgttattattatatttatatcaacaaAATGGAGATGAAACGAATAGGAGATGAAGTTTAAGGATGACTTGCTTCCTTAACTAAATAAGAACTACTAATATTATGAGCTGCGTTTTCtcaattagtttatttaatgtataaattatatttttctgtctACCCAAGATCTACATTGACTGCTCTTGAGGAAGATTCTATTTTTTGGACATCATTGTTATCTGGCACCGTTTAGGGAACTTGGGAGTGTGTATCCAAGAAGTTGGGATCCTTCGTTGAGATTCGGCAGCTTGAAATCCTGTAGCATGTTTGAGACGTTCTTAAAAGACGAGTAAGGTCAGTGAAACCTGCATCAGAATCAGAGAGCTAAAAAGAATCTTTATAGTGTGGTAGTGTTTTCCTCAAAatgattaaaacattttggaAAGCATGCCCAGTAGGAATCAAGCTGTGATTTTTGTAAGAAGGGTCGCACTTAGTTATTAGatgtttatagatttatttatttaatttaagaagaagtaaaaaatatcttcttGACGCCTTTTCTTTATTGCTGACCTCTTCTTATTTACGTATGGTGTATTAAAGAattcataaaaagttaattttcaaatttggcAGACTTCAATACACGCATATCAACTTACACGATTATATACACAGACTACggcaaacaattaaattttatttaattaactgaaataaaCGGCTTTAGAATGTAAATTCCTTTAGGTGCCCAATTTTTGCTCATGAGGTAATatagctaaataaataatataaaataaagtcaaagaatcgaaatattgaattatttattcaagccCCCTTAAGAACAAAgtacatttgtatatttatagataataataataatttgataattgatattttcgCATAGATATACATCTACAATCGGTTGTTAACTAACAACAGATAATTATTCTGACCAATGCCATATCGCGAAACCTATAGTATGTAGTTAGTAAGTGCTTTGTGCATTAAGTACAGAACATaagagaattattttttataggaatagattttcaatttatatactGTTCTGATAAAGATatcgttttgtttttgatagTCAGTGACTCGATCTGGCGGCCaatcatatatttatcatactttattaacattataaaaataaaattcttatcttaaatattacttcCTATTTGTTCTAATATGACGCATTAGTAATTTTCCGGtgtaaacaattgttttttatttcgattCTATAGCAACTTAATCTTCAGTTATAgtggtataattttaatgtaagccATAGTTCATATTTTAAGCTTCGTCGGCTCTATTATCGATAAGTCTATATTGGGTTGAAAAAACGACTCTCTCTAAAAACGGCGACAGTTCAGAAGGCCAGCCATGCTACGTGCTCGTAGTAAATAGTCGGACCTTTATTCGCGTATgcattgatatttataatttcattttgccTCATCGCCACGCCAGCTGATAGAggctaaattttttttatatcaaatataaactCAAGATCCTTATCCCATATaccaaaacaaacaaatgtgAATTGCATATCGTTGTAAAATGGGCAAAATCTACATGgcccaattttttttgttacagttCTATTCAGAGTGAAGTGATTCCGAAATGAATCGCTAAGTCGGCCTCaaacgtcaaaaatgtattggtaTTGACATACGTAAGACAGAAATCCCACTAATTATGGTTTCTGGATCTCACCCTCTTAAaactctaaatattttaatagtttctgcagttcttatattataacaatgaaTAGATAGCATTGTTacagtaatttatttgtagtgTCAACCACTACCAACCATGTAAACCTATAAACCTgtatgaaaaagaaatacttatttaaaatgaaatacgtttattttggaacataagatcatcatggtatcacatattccacgtcattaaattggaacctgttggcatccctactcatcggcaaagaagacagagggtgaggccgagagaaaaagccggcgtaaaaaactctcggtactcttttaaaaaaaagcaaatcatcaaacaattctacaatatttaaaacaaatatgacaaattaattagcttaatgaattagaattttagtaataagtcTTTGTATTGCTAAGTTATAATTTCCTTAAACCGTTGGAGGGTGAAGTACCCTGATGTACAAGTCTCTCTAGGATTGAAAAACTTATGTTGGAAGGGATTTTTAAATTcgtaaaatttttgttaaaatttaaaataattttctgtaaTTGAACGTCACtatatgacaattatttactaaataatcaaGGTCTGATAATGCGCTGTCGTGAAGgacaataaacttttatatgtattcaaatcaaatttaataattatatttattagattttatatcaACCTTATCAGATTATCATTCTAATCAATCTATAGATCAAAAGACACCGCTCTTTACGGGATACTTTTTAACGGTcacttttttatcaattttatcaaattatttaagtatttaaatgcgtcaatactaaatattatatagtattgtattaataagttttaagacATGTTGTTCAAGGTGTTATTACTTTGCCTTGCTGTGGCGGGTaagttgaatttttataatttacatagatCTTTGAAATCATCTTTAAGTTTTAGTCATTTAATTGTCAGTCAAcgacaaacaaaatttatttattcataacagaaatatatacattatccttacagacattgccaatacgataatgtcgggaatttaataaaatataataaagtacatatataaacttaaacacAATATCGAATAACACAatgcgaacatacaaatatgtcgatagtgtcaGAGACAGAATTCAGTAGGCACAACGTCCTGAATAACGGGGATCTATGCAACAGACTGGTTCTTGCCCTTAGTTCCGCAAATTACCTAGGCTTTCGCCGTCGCACATATCCTAAGAAATCTAGTTCTTGGAGTTCACGTGGGTTGTATCATTCCATCATTATGGTTGCAAATTTGATAAGacttaagcaatttaatacaaatttatgtgtttatagCTAATTAGCTATAGTTTCTGTTAAGCTGGGCTTATGCTGAATTGAATACTGCTGTTAGTACAcagcacaaaaatattttacatggaatatttcgtatatttttaataatctttctAGGTAGCAGTGGAGAGTATGAAAGCATTAAACCGTCTAGCGGAAGATTGAACGTGTACTACGCGTATACAAGgtagctttttaatttattaaacgacAACATTTAGGTAATAATTTAACACTTGTCTTAATGACCAGAGATTCAGAAACAGGACTTAGAGCGAATTATGGTTCATGAAGTACACTTACATTCATTGAAAGACGCACAAAGAAAACTTGggcttaataaaaacaaccaCCAAGTAATGGAAAACGGTGACGTGGGCGTGTCTAAGCTGCGAATCTGGCGCCACCAAACggaaaatcattaaataaaaattgaaaattaataaaattacgtatatgtttaaactatatatacgtaattaaatatttaacttatgctttataattaagatttcccatttcaaattaaactatttttatggcTGCGAATCTGACACCACCAAATGGacaatcattaaattaaaattgaagataaataattacgtatatgtttaaactatatatacgtaattaaatatttaatttatgctttattattaaaatttcccatttaaaatgaaactatTATTGAActtgaaattatgttttttgaaagcttttaaattgattgtaTCTTGCAGTTTCACACGatattaatatgattataGATTTTTGCAATAAACGCAACATTGCCTTGTTATGGCTTTAGAGATAAGTAACGTTTTCactgtaattataacaaaaacaaagtttgaCAAGAACAATGTTTCTGTAGACAATTATGTGAACTTGACTTGGCCGAGACTCGAATAGTTCTTCTACTTCTTACAATAAATCTGAATCTCAGATAAAGAGTATAGTTTTCTTCAGGCTCTCAAGACGAGGCGTTTATGGTTGACCTGCAATGTGTCATGtagggtttttttttatagaataggcaaacgggcaggaggctcacctgatgttaagtgataccgccacccatggacactctcaatgccagagggctcgcgaggtttgaattaaaatagcataatattgataacataaaaatatgtatgtgtatgtacATATGTACAAAATCTTTTCTCAGAGACAACTTACGTAGTCTGGAGAGATTCAATGGAACGATCTCGTCTATAGGAGAAACTTCATTAGCCGGCACCCGTAATGTCACAACCATCATAATCCATGGTCACGAGGGAACTGCTTTTACCAGTCTAAATCCTACCGTTAAAGATGGTACGTATATTTTAGTCTcgacaaaaatataatcgcAGTATGTAGAAGAAATACGCTGTAGCTGTGTTCTGAAGCaagcttttatattaaaatttaagaccGCCAACGCACCTACTAACATGGATGTTCATGGGATACGGAAGCTGCTTTAACATATTTTGCCTCcctttcttataaataaatatttcaatgcaCAGCTACTTATATCTCGAGATAAGAACCTTCTAGAAAATGTGGTAAGACAGACCCAGACTCCAGACAAGGTCTatctacaatataataatagatacaaaagattttgtgtattaaactaataataacttttcaGCGCTGCTCACTGCTTTCGACACTAACGTAATTGTTGTGGACTGGTCCCAATACTCTCTCCAGAGTTATTCGAATGCTGTAAGTGCCGTGCCTGGTGTTGGTACTGCGGTGGctgaacttattaataatctgATAGAAGCAAACATTACGACTCTCAGCGATGTCCATTTAGTCGGTTTCAATCTTGGAGCACATGTTGCTGGATACGCTGGAAGGACTTTGAACGGTCAAGTTGCAAGGATCACAGGTAATGCCAATTTCAATTATACACGAATTGGCGTattaaagttgtttttatttaattgcactactataaaataaaatacataataaaaaaagcccTTTATTCGCTGACCATTTAGCTTAAATGCTATTCTTATCAAAcagaaatattcttaaatctaattatatagcaaaaataataatttattctcaaCCGCTTTGGTCAGGTTGCCTGTCGACATAGGCCTCACTTACATCCTTAGtccatttttctttgttagtCCTCATATGTCCAGTCCAGTTCCATTTAATACTGCTCGTAGAATATTTGCACTAATACCTGTTCTCGAATACTTTtcatattttctattgtttctATTTATCTCAAAATTTCTTGATTAATTTAGAActgttgaataatttataataacatagacGTGagttaatgattatttaaatgtttaaattaaaattgtattcaatCTATCAACTTGCTGCAGGTCTGGACCCTTCACGTGATCAATGGGGAGCAAACTCCCAACGTCTTTCTTCAAGGGACGCACTGTACGTCGAAGTTATTCACACTGATGCTTTCGGCCTATTTCCGAGGGGTATCGCAGATGCCATTGGTCACGTAGACATCTACCCCAATGGTGGGGATGGTCAACCAGGATGTGTCCTATCAGGAGCTTGTAGCCACAACCGTGCCTGGGAACTGTTTGCCGCATCGTTGACGAACACCCACCTCAGAGCTAACCAATGTTCAAATTTGTCAGATATGAGATGGAATACATGCAGAGGATTCCTCATACCCTTGGGAACGAATGATCTCTTTAAACTTGCGTAAGAATCacaattactattattattgtaacttCAAAGGTTCTACAGTTAAAACAGTCCAATTAAactgatttagttttcgaATAAGGCATATATTATGGCTAGCTTATAACTCTACTCTATATTAATCAGCAATTTAAGAGTAAGAAAATTTTGTGTGAAACCCACTAAGACGTCATAGATATATCTACTCATTATTTAAGTAGGTATAATTCAAAACTTTTCTCGGACTTTAAAcagtaaacattaaaatgcAGCGGTGTTGCGACCTGGTCTTGtcttctgtatctgtttcatgatcattttatatttagctaggTCAGCCTTCTGTTCCTGACACAAGCCGTCTATTTTAGGATTTAAGGCATGCTACTACACGACGTTTTCTATCAGCGTACTAGCAAATTAATTGTGCACGTAGAAAGTAAGTCTGTCGGTACACAGCCATGATTCGACACGACATCAGTGTTGAGAGACCCACGCTCAAGCCAATAGTTCAAAAC
This genomic window contains:
- the LOC110992251 gene encoding lipase member H-B yields the protein MLFKVLLLCLAVAGSSGEYESIKPSSGRLNVYYAYTRDNLRSLERFNGTISSIGETSLAGTRNVTTIIIHGHEGTAFTSLNPTVKDALLTAFDTNVIVVDWSQYSLQSYSNAVSAVPGVGTAVAELINNLIEANITTLSDVHLVGFNLGAHVAGYAGRTLNGQVARITGLDPSRDQWGANSQRLSSRDALYVEVIHTDAFGLFPRGIADAIGHVDIYPNGGDGQPGCVLSGACSHNRAWELFAASLTNTHLRANQCSNLSDMRWNTCRGFLIPLGTNDLFKLASGIFRVNTKRNYPF